A region from the Oncorhynchus keta strain PuntledgeMale-10-30-2019 chromosome 5, Oket_V2, whole genome shotgun sequence genome encodes:
- the LOC118364742 gene encoding proteasome assembly chaperone 3-like, with the protein MSTQPLIRSKQTEKSINGISTQVVCTEFSNYIFIVLTQYGKIGTLVSVTPDSRSGDISTSMFTTKVLLGKEEALTHVCAKNLATFVSQEAGNRPVLLGLALKDSSIEAIKAMKDVIKSCQVW; encoded by the exons ATGTCAACTCAGCCTCTCATCAGATCAAAGCAGACCGAGAAATCAATCAATGGAATATCCACACAGGTTGTTTGCACAGAATTCAGTAACTACATATTTATAGTTCTCACACAGTATGGAAAAATTGGCACTTTAGTATCAGTCACACCTGACTCCAGATCCGGTGATATCAGCACTTCCATGTTCACCACTAAAGTATTGCTGGGAAAAGAAGAG GCTTTGACACACGTCTGTGCCAAAAACTTGGCAACATTTGTGTCACAAGAGGCAGGCAACAGGCCTGTTCTACTGGGGTTGGCACTGAAGGACAGTTCCATAGAAGCAATAAAGGCCATGAAAGATGTAATAAAAAGTTGTCAAGTCTGGTAA